A DNA window from Enterobacter cloacae subsp. cloacae ATCC 13047 contains the following coding sequences:
- a CDS encoding DUF2955 domain-containing protein, with protein sequence MSISTLARVFTPHGNIVYTANDFRQTLRIVFAGMIALSISSFYNTSYGVFYVVYPIMLLSLVPVFNRHVAKQFIFSASLNCVEMVIIIGYLSQWPVIMTLVVFALYVMRFRFMSKGPLFLFGSMGVVCQSVMLNFMSYPTTDWHTLLFSNIEASVMAVCLSALMNYLLPDVEPRKPPPLIEKDDARVRHESLLSGTVATMIFVIFQISDLSDSLSALMAGVLILFPMHYRGAVMSSIWRVAGVVLGCLYILVVQLILYDHSSHMLLMMPLIGLGLAFGARLHVMEKVGAGVGFASITTIGIMFGQNMHPDSDLVFSDLYRITSVTFSLVATLTMVFLVHLILNRFEATRYVIAPPKTE encoded by the coding sequence ATGTCTATTAGCACGCTGGCGCGGGTCTTTACCCCGCACGGCAACATCGTCTATACGGCCAATGACTTTCGCCAGACCCTGCGCATCGTCTTTGCCGGGATGATCGCGCTGAGTATTTCAAGTTTCTATAACACCAGCTACGGCGTGTTTTATGTGGTCTACCCCATCATGCTGCTGTCGCTGGTGCCGGTCTTTAACCGCCATGTGGCGAAGCAGTTTATCTTCAGCGCATCGCTAAACTGCGTCGAAATGGTGATTATCATCGGCTATCTGTCCCAGTGGCCGGTGATCATGACGCTGGTAGTTTTTGCCCTGTATGTCATGCGTTTTCGCTTTATGAGTAAGGGGCCGCTGTTCCTGTTCGGGTCGATGGGCGTGGTGTGCCAGAGCGTGATGCTCAACTTTATGAGCTATCCCACCACCGACTGGCACACGCTGCTGTTTTCCAACATTGAAGCGAGTGTGATGGCGGTATGCCTGAGCGCGCTGATGAACTACCTCCTGCCGGACGTTGAACCGCGCAAGCCGCCGCCGCTGATCGAGAAAGATGATGCCCGCGTGCGGCACGAGTCTCTGCTCTCCGGCACCGTTGCGACGATGATTTTTGTTATCTTCCAGATAAGCGATTTAAGCGATTCGCTTTCGGCGCTGATGGCCGGTGTGTTGATTCTGTTCCCGATGCACTATCGCGGCGCGGTGATGAGCTCTATCTGGCGCGTGGCTGGCGTGGTGCTGGGCTGTCTCTATATTCTGGTGGTGCAGCTTATCCTCTACGATCACAGCAGCCACATGCTACTGATGATGCCGCTTATCGGCCTCGGGCTGGCGTTTGGTGCGCGTCTGCATGTGATGGAGAAGGTGGGAGCCGGCGTTGGGTTTGCCAGCATCACCACCATCGGGATTATGTTCGGTCAGAACATGCACCCGGACAGCGACCTGGTGTTCAGCGATCTCTACCGCATCACCTCGGTGACCTTTTCTCTGGTGGCGACGCTGACGATGGTGTTTCTGGTGCACTTGATCCTCAATCGCTTTGAGGCGACGCGCTACGTCATTGCACCACCCAAAACGGAGTAA
- a CDS encoding DUF445 domain-containing protein, with the protein MEKIAELKRAKLLALSLLLIAVAAFITTLFLPQTFWVRGVKAIAEAAMVGALADWFAVVALFRRVPIPFISRHTAIIPRNKDRIGDNLGQFVQEKFLDTQSLVALIRRYEPAQMIGTWFSKPDNAQRVGQHLIQVMGGFLELTDDGRIQRLLKRAVHKAIDKVDFTETSAVMLESMTKNNRHQVLLDAIINRLITLIQRDSTREFISDQIVHWLKTEHPRKAMVLPTEWLGDQSAEMVSNAVNTLLDDVSHDRTHQIRQAFDRATLKLIDNLKNDPEMAAKAENIKHYLKNDDAFNRYLGEMWADLRQWLKADMQREDSRVKQRIANAGQWFGETLLGDDSLRASLNEHLEQAAHRVAPDFAAFLTRHISDTVKSWDAKDMSRQIELNIGKDLQFIRVNGTLVGGTIGLILFLLSQLPAVLAHYSVLGGAMT; encoded by the coding sequence ATGGAAAAAATCGCTGAACTCAAACGCGCCAAGCTGCTGGCGCTGTCGCTGCTGCTGATTGCCGTCGCGGCGTTTATCACCACCCTGTTTCTGCCGCAAACCTTCTGGGTGCGCGGCGTGAAGGCCATTGCCGAGGCGGCGATGGTTGGCGCGCTGGCGGACTGGTTTGCGGTCGTCGCGCTGTTTCGCCGGGTGCCCATTCCGTTTATCTCGCGCCATACGGCGATTATCCCGCGCAATAAAGACCGGATTGGCGATAATCTCGGCCAGTTCGTGCAGGAGAAGTTTCTCGACACCCAGTCGCTGGTGGCGCTGATCCGCCGTTATGAGCCGGCGCAGATGATTGGCACCTGGTTCAGTAAGCCCGACAATGCCCAGCGTGTCGGGCAGCATCTGATTCAGGTGATGGGTGGTTTTCTTGAGCTGACCGATGACGGGCGTATTCAGCGCCTGCTCAAACGCGCGGTGCATAAGGCCATCGACAAGGTCGATTTCACCGAAACCAGCGCAGTGATGCTGGAGAGCATGACCAAAAACAACCGCCATCAGGTACTGCTGGACGCCATCATCAACCGCCTGATCACCTTGATTCAACGCGATAGCACGCGGGAATTTATTTCAGACCAGATCGTCCACTGGCTTAAGACCGAGCATCCGCGCAAGGCGATGGTGCTGCCCACCGAGTGGCTGGGCGATCAGAGCGCGGAGATGGTGTCAAACGCGGTGAATACCCTGCTGGACGACGTTAGTCATGACCGCACCCACCAGATCCGCCAGGCGTTCGACCGCGCCACGCTGAAGCTTATCGACAACCTGAAAAACGATCCGGAGATGGCCGCAAAGGCAGAGAACATCAAGCATTACCTGAAGAACGACGACGCGTTTAACCGCTATCTGGGTGAGATGTGGGCTGACCTGCGCCAGTGGCTGAAGGCGGATATGCAACGTGAGGATTCCCGCGTGAAGCAGCGCATCGCCAACGCCGGGCAGTGGTTCGGCGAAACGCTGCTCGGTGACGACAGCCTGCGGGCATCGCTCAATGAGCATCTGGAGCAGGCGGCGCACCGCGTGGCACCGGATTTCGCGGCGTTTCTCACTCGCCATATCAGCGACACGGTAAAAAGCTGGGACGCCAAAGATATGTCCCGCCAGATCGAGCTTAATATCGGCAAAGATCTGCAGTTTATCCGCGTCAACGGCACCCTGGTGGGCGGGACAATTGGCCTGATCCTGTTTTTACTCTCGCAACTGCCCGCCGTGCTTGCGCATTACTCCGTTTTGGGTGGTGCAATGACGTAG
- a CDS encoding LysE family translocator: MELLFPSAFLALALAHFVALLSPGPDFFLLVGYAARYRVRGSAGLCLGIAAGNGLYILLVIIGWSALRQFTWLFTLIEFCGALYLLWIGSHLVRSRPQALALNETHQRFPSLRKQILLGLGSALLNPKNALFYLALMTALLGPDVTLLQQSTCGVWMVMVVLVWDLALVSLMGLPAVQQRLSRSLWLIERAAGAVLIGFGVWVLWRFLHFPPRLPLSLTHGKNR, from the coding sequence ATGGAACTGTTATTCCCTTCCGCTTTTCTCGCTCTGGCGCTGGCGCATTTTGTCGCCCTGTTAAGCCCGGGCCCGGATTTCTTCCTGCTGGTGGGCTACGCGGCGCGCTACCGGGTCCGCGGCAGCGCCGGGCTGTGCCTCGGCATCGCCGCGGGCAACGGGTTGTATATCCTGCTGGTGATTATCGGCTGGAGCGCGCTGCGCCAGTTTACGTGGCTGTTTACCCTTATCGAGTTTTGCGGGGCGCTGTATCTGCTGTGGATCGGCTCGCATCTGGTGCGCAGCCGCCCGCAAGCACTGGCACTGAATGAAACCCACCAGCGCTTCCCTTCACTGCGTAAGCAGATCCTGCTGGGACTTGGCTCGGCGTTATTAAATCCAAAGAACGCCCTGTTCTATCTGGCGCTGATGACGGCGTTACTGGGGCCGGACGTCACGCTGCTTCAGCAGTCGACCTGCGGCGTCTGGATGGTGATGGTAGTGCTGGTGTGGGATCTGGCGTTGGTGTCGCTGATGGGGCTGCCCGCGGTGCAACAGAGGCTCAGCCGTTCGCTGTGGCTAATTGAGCGGGCGGCGGGCGCGGTGTTGATAGGTTTTGGGGTATGGGTGTTGTGGCGGTTTTTGCACTTTCCCCCCCGTCTCCCTCTATCCTTAACCCATGGAAAAAATCGCTGA
- a CDS encoding helix-turn-helix transcriptional regulator, with product MTHTRQIRQTFNRLPGLELRSTWQSTVAYKRHCHPQLSIGAIVEGQTCCRCNDTQYILHPGDLIVIPAHVPHSCNPVAGQPRSYHMLYIDTDYPLAEQVIRDSTLFALYQNVVENMSANSLNMLISALPRCASRTGELRTTSQHIQQAFLADLTSPPSLDDLAHRFSLRKETLIRTFRQDTGLTPGSFLNISRVEYAKARLRAGDDIADVGYQSGFADQSHFHKTFVIYTAATPRQYATGRSISDNK from the coding sequence ATGACCCATACCCGACAGATCCGCCAGACCTTTAACCGCCTTCCGGGCCTTGAGCTGCGCAGCACGTGGCAGAGTACCGTGGCGTATAAACGTCATTGTCACCCCCAACTTTCGATTGGCGCGATAGTGGAAGGCCAGACCTGCTGCCGGTGCAATGACACGCAGTACATCCTCCACCCCGGCGATCTCATCGTGATCCCGGCACATGTGCCGCACAGCTGCAACCCCGTTGCGGGCCAGCCCCGTAGCTATCACATGCTCTATATCGACACGGATTATCCCCTGGCAGAACAGGTCATACGCGACAGCACGTTGTTTGCTCTTTACCAGAACGTTGTTGAGAACATGTCGGCTAATTCCCTGAACATGCTGATTTCTGCCCTTCCGCGCTGCGCCAGCCGCACGGGTGAACTACGTACAACCAGCCAGCACATCCAGCAGGCGTTTCTTGCCGATTTAACCAGCCCGCCGTCACTCGACGACCTTGCCCATCGCTTCTCGCTGCGCAAGGAGACGCTGATCCGCACCTTCAGGCAGGACACTGGCCTGACGCCGGGCAGCTTTCTCAACATCTCCCGCGTGGAATACGCCAAAGCGCGGCTGCGTGCCGGGGATGATATTGCCGATGTCGGCTACCAGAGCGGATTTGCCGATCAGAGCCATTTTCATAAGACCTTTGTGATCTATACCGCCGCCACGCCGCGCCAGTACGCCACGGGCCGATCAATATCGGACAATAAATAG
- a CDS encoding NAD-dependent succinate-semialdehyde dehydrogenase gives MAYQTVNPATNQLIKEYPSHTDADIEAALKAADALYHSQWAKGDIEQRLPVLHKLADLIDERTEELAKIASQEMGKLIEQSRGEVKLCAQIARYYADNAKQFLAPVKYPSELGEAWVEHHPIGVLMAVEPWNFPYYQLMRVLAPNLAAGNPVLAKHASIVPHCAETFAHLVREAGAPEGAWTNLFISSEQVANIIADDRVQGAALTGSEKAGSVVAAQAAKHIKKSTLELGGNDVFVVLDDADLDKAVKTGVNARLNNAGQVCTAAKRFILHEKIADAFLSKFTDAFKQVKIGDPLDESTTLGPLSSKDALETLTKQVNEAVKKGATLHYGGKPVQRDGSFFEPTILTNISRDNPAYFEEFFGPVAQIYVVKNDDEAVALANDSHYGLGGAVFSQDIERAKKMASRIETGMVYINWLTDTAPELPFGGVKRSGYGRELSDLGIKEFVNQKLVVVRK, from the coding sequence ATGGCTTATCAGACAGTAAATCCTGCCACCAACCAGCTCATCAAAGAATATCCCTCTCATACCGACGCGGATATCGAAGCGGCGCTGAAAGCGGCCGACGCCCTTTACCATTCGCAGTGGGCGAAAGGCGACATTGAACAGCGCCTGCCGGTGCTGCATAAGCTTGCTGACCTGATCGACGAACGCACCGAGGAGCTGGCTAAAATTGCCAGTCAGGAGATGGGTAAGCTCATCGAACAAAGCCGCGGCGAGGTGAAGCTGTGCGCGCAAATCGCCCGCTACTATGCCGATAACGCGAAGCAGTTCCTGGCCCCGGTGAAGTACCCGTCTGAACTCGGAGAAGCGTGGGTGGAGCATCACCCCATCGGCGTGCTGATGGCCGTGGAACCGTGGAATTTCCCGTATTATCAGCTGATGCGTGTTCTGGCACCTAACCTGGCGGCGGGTAACCCGGTTCTGGCTAAACATGCCAGCATCGTGCCGCACTGTGCCGAAACCTTTGCTCATCTGGTGCGTGAGGCAGGGGCGCCGGAAGGGGCATGGACCAATCTCTTTATCTCGTCTGAGCAGGTGGCGAACATCATTGCTGACGACCGCGTACAGGGGGCCGCGCTAACCGGCTCTGAGAAAGCGGGCAGCGTGGTGGCCGCGCAGGCGGCGAAGCACATCAAGAAATCCACCCTTGAGCTGGGCGGTAACGACGTTTTCGTGGTGCTGGACGACGCGGATCTCGATAAAGCGGTGAAGACAGGCGTGAACGCGCGACTTAACAACGCCGGTCAGGTCTGTACCGCAGCGAAGCGCTTTATCCTGCATGAGAAAATTGCTGATGCCTTCCTGAGCAAATTCACCGACGCCTTTAAGCAGGTGAAAATTGGCGACCCGCTGGATGAAAGCACCACGCTTGGGCCACTGTCGTCTAAAGATGCGCTCGAAACGCTGACAAAACAGGTCAACGAGGCGGTGAAAAAGGGCGCGACGTTACACTATGGTGGTAAACCGGTGCAGCGCGACGGGAGCTTCTTTGAGCCGACGATCCTGACGAATATCTCCCGCGACAACCCGGCGTACTTCGAGGAGTTCTTCGGCCCGGTGGCGCAGATATATGTGGTGAAAAACGATGACGAGGCGGTCGCCCTGGCGAACGACTCCCACTACGGACTGGGCGGTGCGGTGTTCAGTCAGGATATTGAACGCGCGAAGAAAATGGCGTCACGGATTGAGACCGGGATGGTGTATATCAACTGGCTCACCGATACCGCACCGGAGCTGCCGTTTGGCGGCGTGAAGCGCTCCGGTTACGGACGCGAGCTGTCGGATCTGGGGATCAAAGAGTTTGTGAACCAGAAGCTGGTGGTGGTGCGTAAGTAA
- a CDS encoding YfaZ family outer membrane protein, with protein sequence MKKLNILLLTALTAVSGSALALGGSVEQGKNFTNLNLEMGKSSSGLYVESNWLKNTDDGTQTGGVGAGYNLGLGPVMLNAGAKAIYIGPKKGDNGVAFPIGGGVNVALTDSIHLYGEGYVAPEGMNNSVKNYVEANGGVSWTPVTPVTLKVGYRHVSVDGKDGRPGHTLIDGAYVGGGVTF encoded by the coding sequence ATGAAAAAACTGAATATCCTTCTGCTGACTGCGTTGACTGCTGTATCGGGTTCTGCACTGGCTCTGGGTGGCAGCGTTGAGCAGGGTAAAAACTTTACCAACCTCAACCTGGAGATGGGTAAATCCTCATCCGGCCTGTATGTGGAAAGCAACTGGCTGAAAAACACCGATGACGGTACGCAGACCGGCGGTGTGGGTGCAGGTTATAACCTGGGTCTTGGCCCGGTCATGCTGAACGCGGGTGCAAAAGCTATCTATATCGGCCCGAAAAAAGGCGATAACGGCGTGGCGTTCCCGATCGGTGGCGGCGTAAACGTTGCCCTGACCGACAGCATTCATCTGTATGGTGAAGGCTACGTGGCACCAGAAGGGATGAACAACAGCGTGAAAAACTACGTTGAAGCCAACGGCGGCGTAAGCTGGACGCCAGTTACACCTGTGACCCTGAAAGTGGGTTACCGCCACGTGAGCGTGGATGGTAAAGACGGTCGTCCAGGCCACACCCTGATTGACGGTGCGTATGTTGGCGGTGGAGTCACCTTCTGA
- a CDS encoding esterase-like activity of phytase family protein, with product MKRKIIPVLIGCVLSFSALAAQPTAERYVVSFPEGTHVNYTGAFASAFPNGLPVGIGSGLLFTGKQGDALTFATITDRGPNADSPKVGKNEAKIFVTPDFAPLLMTIRVQNGKAEAIDARPLHDDKGAINGLPLESDVIGSTNEVAFSDTLKRLKGDNRGLDTEGITPDGKGGYWLCDEYGPFLINIDSKGKILAIHGPQAAEGEKAIAGGLPNILKWRQANRGFEGLTRMPDGRIIAAVQSTLDIDGKSKKKALFTRLVSFDPASGKTAMYGYPIDSAAYSKNSDAKIGDIVALDNQHILLIEQGSDKNDGMRNLIYKVDLSKASDLSGFDKPGEYPEFDDEKTLAQRGITLAQKTQVVDLRALGWQQEKAEGLALIDSKTLAVANDNDFGVKVAMQHPVEGKKLKDYRVNAEGKLTLDDKPVETTLSVKPLEKPASDSELWIVTLPEAVK from the coding sequence ATGAAAAGAAAAATTATTCCTGTGCTAATCGGTTGTGTTCTCTCTTTCTCTGCCCTCGCGGCGCAGCCTACGGCTGAGCGCTATGTCGTCAGTTTTCCAGAAGGCACACACGTGAACTACACCGGCGCATTTGCCAGTGCATTCCCGAACGGCCTTCCGGTTGGGATAGGTTCTGGCCTGCTGTTCACCGGGAAACAGGGCGATGCCCTGACCTTCGCCACCATTACCGATCGCGGTCCGAACGCGGATTCACCGAAAGTGGGTAAAAACGAAGCCAAAATTTTCGTTACGCCAGATTTCGCGCCGCTGCTGATGACGATTCGTGTACAAAACGGCAAAGCGGAGGCCATTGATGCCCGTCCTCTGCATGACGATAAAGGCGCGATCAACGGTCTGCCGCTGGAAAGCGACGTGATTGGATCCACCAATGAAGTGGCCTTCAGCGACACGTTAAAGAGGCTGAAGGGGGATAATCGCGGGCTGGATACGGAAGGGATCACCCCGGACGGTAAAGGCGGTTACTGGCTGTGCGATGAGTATGGCCCGTTCCTGATTAACATCGACAGTAAAGGGAAAATCCTGGCGATCCACGGTCCGCAGGCGGCGGAAGGGGAAAAAGCAATTGCGGGCGGTTTGCCAAATATCCTCAAATGGCGTCAGGCGAACCGCGGCTTTGAAGGCCTCACCCGTATGCCGGACGGGCGTATTATTGCCGCCGTGCAAAGTACGCTGGATATCGACGGTAAGAGCAAGAAAAAGGCGCTGTTTACGCGTCTGGTGAGCTTTGACCCGGCAAGCGGAAAAACCGCGATGTACGGTTATCCCATCGACAGCGCGGCTTACAGCAAAAACAGCGACGCTAAAATCGGCGACATCGTGGCGCTCGATAACCAGCACATCCTGCTGATCGAACAGGGAAGTGATAAAAACGACGGAATGCGTAACCTGATTTACAAGGTCGATCTCAGTAAGGCGAGCGACCTGTCAGGTTTCGACAAGCCGGGCGAGTATCCGGAGTTTGATGATGAGAAAACCCTGGCACAGCGCGGCATTACCCTTGCGCAGAAAACGCAGGTTGTTGATCTGCGCGCCCTGGGCTGGCAGCAGGAAAAGGCTGAAGGGCTGGCGCTGATCGACAGCAAAACGCTGGCGGTGGCGAACGATAACGATTTTGGCGTGAAGGTGGCGATGCAACATCCGGTCGAGGGCAAGAAGCTCAAGGATTATCGGGTGAACGCGGAAGGAAAGCTGACGCTGGATGATAAGCCGGTTGAGACGACCCTTAGCGTGAAGCCGCTGGAGAAACCGGCGTCTGACAGTGAGTTGTGGATTGTGACGCTGCCGGAGGCGGTGAAATAA
- a CDS encoding IS4 family transposase, giving the protein MPLQTVCQKFFSASLPDVHSFRINVLVSMAVALTHGADLTLTSLGRTLPGRAHVKNKIKRVDRALGNTALHRDIPRIQHLLTHTITSLMPFCVIAVDWTGWHDRNWYLLRASLVCNGRSLPLMSEVVPAELAQNSGVQCRFLDRLHDAIPKDKAVTIITDAGFRTDWFRHVSQLGWSFTGRVRGCISFRLDGDKKWMKISELEATGQPVCVGYGVLSRKPRTPCYGRFYLHKRPDAGRQGKGGMPKTQREHRSSAREPWLLFSNAEGLEPHQIMALYSRRMQIEQNFRDDKSPRFWFGLRLSRSQGKGRLEVLNMVAAMASLVMWLAGYRAERQCLHWHYQASSIRHRRVLSYLSLAEEVIRHEPGKVRRLNIVNEMKKLGKEYSNMVMVA; this is encoded by the coding sequence GTGCCTTTACAGACAGTCTGCCAGAAATTTTTCTCCGCGTCTTTACCGGACGTTCACAGCTTCCGGATTAATGTCCTTGTTTCCATGGCCGTTGCCCTCACGCACGGTGCGGATCTGACCCTGACCAGCCTTGGTCGCACTCTTCCCGGCAGAGCGCACGTCAAAAATAAAATTAAACGTGTTGACCGTGCCCTGGGTAATACCGCCCTTCACCGGGATATTCCCCGTATTCAGCACCTGCTCACACATACCATCACCTCCCTGATGCCCTTCTGTGTGATTGCTGTCGACTGGACAGGCTGGCATGACAGGAACTGGTATCTTCTGCGGGCAAGCCTGGTCTGTAATGGTCGCTCACTGCCGCTTATGAGTGAGGTTGTCCCCGCAGAGCTGGCGCAGAACAGTGGTGTACAGTGCCGCTTCCTTGACCGCCTGCATGATGCCATCCCGAAAGATAAAGCCGTCACCATCATTACAGATGCAGGCTTCCGGACAGACTGGTTCCGGCATGTCAGCCAGCTGGGCTGGAGCTTCACCGGCAGGGTCAGGGGCTGCATCAGCTTCCGGCTGGACGGAGATAAAAAGTGGATGAAAATCAGTGAGCTTGAGGCTACCGGACAACCGGTCTGCGTGGGTTACGGTGTCCTGTCCCGTAAACCACGAACGCCCTGTTACGGCCGGTTCTATCTGCATAAGCGCCCTGACGCAGGGCGTCAGGGAAAAGGGGGGATGCCGAAAACACAGCGGGAACACCGCAGTAGCGCGCGGGAGCCCTGGCTGCTGTTCAGTAATGCAGAGGGACTGGAGCCGCACCAGATAATGGCCCTGTACAGCCGCAGAATGCAGATAGAACAAAACTTCCGGGACGACAAAAGTCCACGCTTCTGGTTCGGTCTGAGGCTGAGCCGGAGTCAGGGAAAAGGGCGACTGGAAGTGCTGAATATGGTCGCGGCAATGGCAAGCCTGGTGATGTGGCTGGCAGGTTACAGGGCAGAAAGGCAGTGTTTACACTGGCACTATCAGGCAAGTAGCATCAGGCACAGACGGGTTCTGTCATACCTGAGTCTGGCAGAAGAAGTCATCCGGCATGAGCCCGGGAAAGTGAGACGGCTGAATATAGTTAACGAGATGAAAAAGCTGGGAAAAGAGTACAGTAATATGGTCATGGTGGCATGA
- the yjiA gene encoding GTPase, with the protein MTPIAVTLLTGFLGAGKTTLLRHILNAQHGFKIAVIENEFGEVSVDDQLIGDRATQIKTLTNGCICCTRSNELEDALLDLLDSRDRGDIHFDRLVIECTGMADPGPIIQTFFSHDILCQRYLLDGVIALVDAVHADDQMNQFTIAQSQVGYADRILLTKTDVAGESVKLRERLARINARAPVYTVTHGDIDLSQLFNTNGFMLEEHVTSKPRFHFMADKQNDVASIVLELDYPVDISEVSRVMENLLLSFADKLLRYKGMLWIDGEPNRLLFQGVQRLYSADWDRPWGDEPPRSVMVFIGIQLPEEEIRAAFAGLKR; encoded by the coding sequence ATGACCCCGATTGCCGTCACCCTGTTGACCGGTTTCCTCGGCGCCGGTAAAACCACCCTGCTGCGCCACATTCTCAACGCACAGCACGGTTTCAAAATCGCCGTGATCGAAAACGAGTTCGGCGAAGTCTCCGTTGACGACCAGCTGATTGGCGATCGCGCCACGCAGATCAAAACCCTGACCAACGGCTGCATCTGCTGTACCCGCTCTAACGAACTGGAAGATGCCCTGCTGGACCTGCTCGACAGCCGCGATCGTGGGGACATCCACTTTGACCGCCTGGTGATTGAATGCACCGGCATGGCCGACCCCGGCCCGATTATTCAGACCTTTTTCTCGCATGACATCCTTTGCCAGCGCTACCTGCTGGACGGCGTGATTGCCCTGGTCGACGCGGTTCACGCCGACGATCAGATGAACCAGTTCACCATCGCCCAGTCTCAGGTGGGCTACGCCGACCGCATCCTGCTGACCAAAACCGACGTGGCGGGCGAGAGCGTTAAACTGCGCGAGCGCCTCGCACGCATCAACGCCCGCGCGCCGGTATACACCGTGACGCACGGCGATATCGACCTGTCTCAGCTGTTCAACACCAACGGTTTTATGTTGGAAGAGCATGTCACCTCAAAACCGCGTTTTCACTTTATGGCGGATAAGCAGAACGACGTAGCGTCGATTGTGTTGGAGCTGGATTACCCGGTAGACATCAGCGAGGTCTCCCGCGTGATGGAGAACCTGCTGCTGTCCTTTGCCGATAAACTGCTGCGCTACAAAGGCATGCTGTGGATCGACGGCGAACCAAACCGCCTGCTGTTCCAAGGCGTACAGCGGCTGTACAGCGCGGACTGGGACAGACCCTGGGGCGACGAGCCGCCGCGCAGCGTGATGGTGTTTATTGGCATCCAGCTGCCGGAAGAGGAAATTCGGGCGGCGTTTGCGGGGCTGAAGAGATAA
- a CDS encoding YbdD/YjiX family protein has product MFGNLGEAKKYLGQAAKMLIGIPDYDNYVEHMKTNHPDKPYMTYTEFFRERQEARYGGSGEGGVRCC; this is encoded by the coding sequence ATGTTTGGTAACTTAGGCGAAGCAAAAAAATACCTCGGTCAGGCAGCGAAAATGCTGATTGGCATTCCGGACTATGACAACTACGTTGAGCATATGAAAACCAACCACCCGGATAAGCCCTACATGACCTACACTGAATTCTTCCGCGAGCGTCAGGAAGCGCGCTACGGCGGAAGTGGAGAAGGCGGCGTCCGCTGCTGCTAA